In Candidatus Cloacimonadota bacterium, the following are encoded in one genomic region:
- a CDS encoding FAD-dependent oxidoreductase, with protein sequence MIKVILNGKEVITEKGKTILDVAREKGIDIPTLCHDEELKPFGSCWVCAVKVKDRRGFVTSCGTEILDCMEIITDSEDIYQARKMALELLLSDHYADCEAPCKIACPDHVDVQSYLALIANNQQHEAVKVIKETLPLPLSIGRVCPAFCEKECRRTLVEDPIAIRQLKRYAADIDLNDVWSYVPPKEEDKDKKIAIVGAGPSGLTCGYYLSNKGYEVTVFEASPEAGGWLRYGIPEYRLPKEILRREIELMCSNGMLIKTGVELGRDINLSDLSNNYDAVYLALGAQKAVPMNVKGSDLPGCYLGVDYLKDFMLGKEVKTGKKVAVVGGGNTAIDCARTARRLGAEVTIVYRRTRKEMPAEAYEVDAAEEEGIKFHFLTNPVEYLGDENGIREIVMEKMKLGDPDSSGRRRPEPTGEYFNEEYDTVIAAISQIPDIDLFAEKVNQVDGKILPLSRWSTADVDEKILYTGLRNVFAGGDFRLGPATAIEAIADGRRAAENIDKYLQQGIIDDSIIDKEPFTSLRAEKLSRMEDKLYKLYPKVSRCKMPELHPEERSKNFSEVELGFLDEQALDEADRCLECGCMVNYRCQLRDFATEYGVDNALFFGDKNQHPIDETHPFILRDPNKCIKCGRCVRICAEVQGAGVLGYIYRGFTTLVAPEFADSLTKTSCEACGKCITVCPVGALTEKNQLMKHYPLEDQVVNQSCGICGTGCSTGIHLSMGNISYITHPEKLDFNKRNLCFYGRFGWQAFSAPQRVTEPLLKTDNGWQTITWSTAAAIIKERYNESKNRAFLVSPHNTNEELLLMKELAEKSNAILSSKSFKRLFTDNILTEWKNNLNYQDLEETDHIVIIGEISHTLRTICRYQQRNGKKLTLIINFDNRFNQFADDLYQEEDLIKGLENFSINFPKANPELQNSEKTIFIYNRNKIPEKVMKKIWDSALVVCNFKKGSGILETSDWNNINGFRTFQINELAPIDDNDFLFVYGELLDTKIEFNNSCFVVAVDSHFDKDYRANLILPKPTYLEFEGSVISDDSTIRHFNNPTQSLVFPSLLQILYEAGLISLERIEPTIWLNRAERHLNSLPEKKAFNCDDLKEFIEKIQTTGQQIIQANVAQWKYLNKIQESCHDDFTEEDVAAI encoded by the coding sequence ATGATAAAGGTTATTCTCAACGGTAAAGAAGTCATAACAGAAAAAGGTAAAACTATCTTAGATGTAGCCCGAGAAAAGGGTATAGATATCCCAACTTTGTGTCATGATGAAGAGTTGAAACCATTCGGTTCCTGTTGGGTTTGTGCCGTTAAAGTTAAAGATAGAAGAGGGTTTGTTACTTCTTGTGGTACAGAAATATTAGATTGTATGGAAATAATCACCGATTCTGAAGATATTTATCAAGCCCGTAAAATGGCTCTGGAACTTCTCCTCTCGGATCATTATGCGGATTGTGAAGCACCATGTAAAATTGCTTGTCCTGACCATGTAGATGTTCAATCTTATTTAGCTTTGATTGCCAACAATCAACAACATGAAGCTGTAAAAGTAATTAAAGAAACTCTTCCACTTCCACTATCTATCGGGAGAGTTTGTCCTGCTTTCTGTGAAAAGGAATGTCGTCGTACCTTGGTAGAGGATCCAATCGCTATCCGTCAATTAAAACGTTATGCTGCTGACATTGATCTAAATGATGTCTGGTCTTATGTCCCTCCTAAAGAAGAAGATAAAGACAAGAAAATTGCCATCGTCGGTGCTGGTCCTTCCGGACTGACTTGTGGATACTATTTGAGTAACAAAGGTTATGAAGTCACCGTCTTTGAAGCTTCTCCTGAAGCAGGTGGTTGGTTAAGATACGGCATCCCCGAATATCGACTTCCCAAAGAGATACTACGAAGAGAGATTGAATTAATGTGTAGTAACGGTATGCTAATCAAAACAGGTGTGGAACTCGGGAGAGATATCAATCTCTCAGACTTGAGCAATAACTATGATGCTGTTTATCTCGCTTTGGGAGCGCAGAAAGCAGTCCCGATGAATGTCAAAGGAAGCGATCTTCCCGGATGCTATTTAGGTGTAGATTACTTAAAAGACTTTATGTTAGGTAAAGAAGTTAAAACAGGTAAGAAAGTTGCAGTTGTCGGAGGCGGCAATACTGCAATTGATTGCGCCCGGACTGCCCGAAGATTAGGTGCCGAAGTAACAATTGTCTATCGTCGAACACGTAAAGAGATGCCTGCCGAAGCTTATGAAGTCGATGCTGCAGAAGAAGAAGGTATCAAATTTCATTTTCTGACTAACCCTGTCGAATACCTCGGAGATGAAAATGGTATCCGTGAAATAGTAATGGAAAAAATGAAGTTAGGAGATCCCGATTCCAGCGGTAGAAGAAGACCAGAGCCCACTGGAGAGTATTTTAATGAAGAATATGATACTGTAATTGCTGCTATTTCGCAAATACCCGATATTGACCTCTTTGCTGAGAAAGTTAATCAGGTAGATGGCAAAATATTACCTCTATCCCGTTGGTCAACAGCCGATGTTGATGAGAAAATTCTTTATACAGGATTGAGGAATGTCTTCGCCGGTGGTGATTTTCGTCTGGGACCTGCTACAGCGATTGAGGCCATAGCAGACGGTCGTAGAGCTGCAGAAAATATTGATAAATATCTACAACAAGGTATAATTGATGATTCAATTATAGATAAGGAACCATTCACTTCTTTGAGAGCTGAAAAGCTCTCCAGAATGGAAGATAAGCTGTATAAATTGTACCCAAAAGTTTCGAGATGTAAGATGCCCGAACTACATCCGGAAGAGAGAAGTAAGAACTTTTCAGAGGTTGAATTAGGATTTTTAGATGAACAGGCGTTAGATGAAGCAGATCGTTGTTTAGAATGCGGATGTATGGTTAATTATAGATGCCAATTAAGAGATTTTGCCACCGAGTATGGGGTTGATAATGCTCTCTTCTTCGGTGACAAGAATCAACATCCGATAGATGAAACACATCCCTTCATTCTAAGAGATCCTAACAAATGTATCAAATGTGGTCGTTGTGTACGCATTTGTGCTGAAGTTCAAGGTGCCGGAGTTCTCGGTTATATCTATCGGGGATTTACTACACTCGTAGCTCCTGAATTTGCTGATTCTCTAACAAAAACTAGTTGTGAAGCTTGTGGTAAATGTATAACAGTATGTCCCGTTGGTGCTTTAACTGAAAAGAACCAGCTTATGAAGCATTATCCTCTGGAAGATCAGGTTGTAAACCAGAGCTGTGGGATCTGCGGAACAGGATGTAGTACTGGTATTCACCTAAGTATGGGTAACATATCGTATATAACTCATCCTGAAAAACTTGACTTTAATAAACGTAACCTCTGTTTCTATGGCAGATTCGGTTGGCAGGCATTTTCTGCTCCACAAAGAGTTACAGAACCTCTATTAAAGACTGATAATGGCTGGCAAACCATAACATGGTCAACTGCAGCGGCAATAATTAAGGAGCGATATAATGAGTCAAAAAACAGGGCTTTTCTCGTATCTCCTCACAACACTAACGAAGAGTTACTGTTAATGAAGGAACTGGCAGAAAAAAGTAATGCAATTCTTTCTTCCAAATCTTTCAAAAGACTCTTTACTGATAATATTTTAACCGAGTGGAAGAATAATCTAAATTATCAAGATCTGGAGGAAACAGACCACATAGTTATTATCGGAGAGATAAGCCATACTTTGCGAACTATTTGTCGCTATCAGCAAAGGAACGGGAAGAAACTCACCTTAATAATTAACTTTGATAACAGATTCAACCAGTTTGCTGATGACCTTTATCAGGAAGAAGACCTTATTAAAGGTCTGGAGAATTTTAGTATCAATTTTCCTAAAGCCAATCCTGAATTACAAAACTCGGAAAAAACTATCTTTATCTATAATAGAAACAAGATACCAGAAAAGGTTATGAAGAAAATCTGGGATTCTGCTTTAGTAGTATGCAATTTTAAAAAAGGTTCAGGGATTTTGGAAACTTCCGACTGGAATAATATCAACGGTTTCCGGACTTTCCAGATCAATGAGCTTGCTCCAATTGATGATAATGATTTCCTCTTCGTTTATGGAGAGTTATTAGATACGAAAATTGAATTCAATAATTCTTGCTTTGTAGTAGCTGTTGACAGTCACTTTGATAAGGATTATCGAGCAAATCTCATCCTTCCAAAACCAACATATCTGGAATTTGAAGGTTCTGTTATCTCTGATGATAGTACTATAAGACATTTTAATAATCCGACTCAATCATTAGTTTTCCCATCACTATTACAGATACTCTATGAAGCTGGTTTGATTTCATTGGAAAGGATTGAACCAACTATCTGGTTAAATAGAGCAGAAAGGCATCTAAATTCTCTTCCAGAAAAGAAAGCTTTCAATTGTGACGATTTAAAGGAATTTATCGAAAAAATCCAAACAACAGGTCAACAGATCATACAAGCTAATGTAGCTCAATGGAAATATCTGAATAAGATTCAAGAGAGCTGCCATGATGATTTTACTGAAGAAGATGTTGCTGCCATATAA
- the nuoF gene encoding NADH-quinone oxidoreductase subunit NuoF produces MSKLTVKVGLASCGLAAGADAVYEEFKKNQAVQNGTIELKRTGCIGYCSMEPLVEFITDDKNVLYGSVEPQKVADLIESFLNSQELPGQTVLNSQKTGMEDNNFAKQKRIVLRNAGIIDPVSIDDYLARDGYKGLEKVLNEMSCEEVIGEIKKSGLRGRGGAGFPTGLKWQFARQSPGTKKYVICNADEGDPGAFMDRSILEGDPHSILEGMLIAAYAIGADEGYIYVRAEYPLAIKHLRIAIQDAEEKGCLGNNIMGKAFNFQIHIKEGAGAFVCGEETALMASIEGKRGMPNIRPPFPAQSGLWGKPTNINNVETYANVPWIIINGGEAFAAYGTEKSKGTKVFALAGKIKNSGLIEVPMGMTLKEVIYEVGGGMKTDKPFKAVQLGGPSGGCVPASLLDTLVDYDSINKTGAIMGSGGMVVMDESTCMVDVARFFLNFTQNESCGKCTFCRVGTKRMLEILTKICDGEGVVEDLQLLEDLAVNIINSSLCGLGQTAPNPVLTTIRYFKDEYLAHIEEKKCPAGVCLNLISYEIIPDKCIGCTVCARKCPVDAISGEVKKVHQIDIEKCIKCGVCLDSCKFAAIIKK; encoded by the coding sequence TTGAGCAAGTTAACAGTAAAAGTCGGTCTGGCTAGCTGTGGTTTAGCTGCTGGTGCTGATGCCGTATATGAAGAATTTAAAAAAAATCAGGCAGTTCAAAATGGAACTATAGAACTTAAGAGAACTGGATGTATCGGTTATTGCTCTATGGAACCTCTTGTTGAATTTATTACTGATGATAAAAACGTACTATATGGTAGTGTAGAACCACAGAAAGTAGCAGATCTAATTGAATCCTTCCTGAATTCTCAGGAACTACCTGGGCAAACTGTCCTTAATTCTCAAAAGACAGGTATGGAAGACAACAATTTTGCTAAACAAAAAAGAATAGTGCTTCGTAATGCTGGGATCATTGATCCTGTATCTATAGACGATTATTTAGCTCGTGATGGTTATAAAGGATTGGAGAAAGTTCTCAATGAGATGAGTTGTGAAGAAGTGATCGGAGAAATAAAAAAATCAGGGTTACGTGGTAGAGGTGGTGCCGGTTTCCCAACGGGATTAAAATGGCAATTCGCCCGACAATCTCCAGGAACAAAGAAATATGTTATTTGTAATGCTGATGAAGGTGATCCAGGTGCCTTTATGGACAGAAGCATTCTGGAGGGAGATCCGCACAGCATTCTGGAAGGAATGCTTATAGCTGCTTATGCAATTGGAGCTGACGAAGGTTATATTTATGTACGTGCTGAATACCCTCTGGCAATAAAACATTTGAGAATAGCTATCCAAGATGCTGAAGAAAAGGGGTGTCTCGGCAACAATATAATGGGGAAAGCTTTCAATTTCCAAATTCATATTAAGGAGGGTGCCGGGGCTTTTGTTTGTGGTGAAGAGACTGCATTGATGGCTTCAATAGAGGGGAAAAGAGGAATGCCGAATATAAGACCCCCCTTCCCTGCTCAATCCGGTCTTTGGGGAAAACCAACCAATATCAATAATGTGGAAACCTATGCCAATGTACCTTGGATTATTATTAACGGAGGAGAAGCTTTTGCTGCTTATGGTACCGAAAAGAGCAAGGGAACAAAGGTCTTTGCACTTGCCGGAAAGATCAAGAACAGTGGACTAATAGAAGTTCCGATGGGTATGACTTTAAAAGAGGTGATCTATGAAGTCGGTGGAGGTATGAAAACAGATAAACCATTCAAAGCTGTACAGTTAGGTGGACCATCAGGTGGTTGTGTGCCGGCTTCCTTACTTGATACCTTGGTAGATTACGATTCCATTAATAAAACCGGTGCAATAATGGGTTCTGGTGGTATGGTTGTGATGGATGAATCTACTTGTATGGTAGATGTAGCAAGGTTTTTCCTTAACTTCACCCAAAATGAATCGTGTGGAAAATGTACTTTTTGCAGAGTAGGAACGAAACGCATGTTAGAGATTCTGACCAAGATATGCGATGGAGAAGGGGTAGTAGAAGATTTACAGTTACTCGAAGATCTGGCAGTTAATATCATTAACAGCTCACTTTGTGGATTGGGACAAACTGCTCCTAACCCTGTATTAACAACCATTCGCTATTTTAAAGATGAATATTTGGCACATATTGAAGAGAAAAAATGTCCTGCTGGAGTATGCCTTAACCTTATCAGTTATGAGATCATACCTGATAAATGTATCGGTTGTACAGTTTGTGCTCGTAAATGCCCTGTTGATGCCATCAGTGGCGAGGTGAAGAAAGTACATCAAATAGATATAGAAAAATGTATCAAATGCGGTGTTTGTCTCGATTCATGTAAATTTGCCGCTATAATCAAAAAATGA
- the nuoE gene encoding NADH-quinone oxidoreductase subunit NuoE, which produces MKNWETIDSIIDKYGTGKGALIPLLQDVQESEGYLSRETMQYVAEKTGIGAADIYGVATFYTMFRLKPQGKHTIRVCKGTACHVSGANTIMNAIKNELKLTGDEDTTKDQKFTVFEVACLGCCSLAPVIMIDKTTYGKLNPDKIAEIIATY; this is translated from the coding sequence ATGAAGAATTGGGAAACAATTGATTCGATAATTGATAAGTATGGTACCGGCAAGGGAGCATTAATTCCACTGCTTCAAGACGTACAAGAGTCAGAAGGATACCTATCCCGAGAAACAATGCAGTATGTAGCAGAAAAGACAGGGATAGGAGCAGCCGATATCTATGGTGTGGCAACCTTCTATACCATGTTTCGGCTTAAACCACAAGGAAAACATACAATCAGGGTTTGCAAAGGAACTGCCTGTCATGTATCCGGAGCTAATACTATTATGAATGCCATTAAAAATGAACTAAAACTCACCGGTGATGAAGATACGACCAAAGACCAGAAATTCACTGTTTTCGAAGTCGCCTGTCTTGGATGTTGCAGTTTGGCACCGGTAATTATGATCGATAAAACTACCTATGGTAAGCTTAATCCCGACAAGATAGCAGAGATCATAGCTACATATTAA
- a CDS encoding ABC-F family ATP-binding cassette domain-containing protein, translating to MNSKESILSGVDISKRYTERFILRDVTLGISSGERIGLIGNNGSGKTTLLHLIAGLDLPDSGTFTRKKNLTIDYLPQEPLINLKSTLFEHIYHSDNPDFVLLREYHKLSEQLAYQFENDLLIKQQKLYSEIERKGAWSVEYHALAILNKLGFTRYDIKANILSGGQLRKLDLARVLTYNPDLLLLDEPTNHLDTDIIEWLQDHLINYQGTVIFVTHDRYFLDSVSTRIIEIEDSNIHSYKGTYSFYLQQKELQIQDRVRKESRRASQLKKELKWLARGAKARTSKPKDHVDRVMELLDKSYLTDDKDIELTFPSHRLGKTILEIGNISKSYDLPLFEDFSHIFQKHERIGIIGNNGTGKTTLLKILTGELRTDSGNIKKGINTHFAVFEQQQEDLPADMTVTGYIKSVCENIRTSDGKVRHVSEVLERFNFTGKEQQRKLSTLSGGEKKRLQLLKSLIFGANFIILDEPTNDLDIRTLEILEDYLDSFEGCLLVVSHDRFFLDRTIDYLFIFDGVKIRKFAGNYSDYLLVKKYFAEENLDTVRKSLKKRMLSRPEKKSNKPSFKVVRELQQLETNISDLEKRKADLDSKIATESNKLKAEEFKKISDELYMIEKKYLEYLERWEKLSSHSNN from the coding sequence TTGAATAGTAAAGAGAGTATCTTATCCGGAGTGGATATCAGCAAACGCTATACAGAGCGTTTCATACTAAGGGATGTTACATTGGGAATATCTTCTGGAGAAAGAATCGGCCTCATAGGAAACAACGGTAGTGGTAAAACCACCCTCTTACACCTTATTGCCGGCTTGGACTTACCCGATAGTGGTACTTTCACTAGAAAAAAGAACTTAACGATAGATTATCTTCCTCAAGAACCTTTGATCAATCTTAAAAGTACTCTCTTTGAACATATTTACCACAGTGACAATCCTGATTTTGTACTACTACGAGAGTATCATAAACTCTCCGAGCAGTTAGCATACCAATTTGAAAATGACCTTCTAATCAAACAGCAGAAACTATACTCAGAGATCGAGAGAAAAGGGGCATGGTCGGTAGAATACCATGCTTTGGCAATACTAAACAAACTCGGTTTTACCAGATATGATATCAAGGCAAACATCCTCTCCGGTGGTCAATTGAGGAAACTCGATTTGGCAAGAGTACTGACTTATAATCCGGATCTACTCTTATTGGATGAGCCGACAAATCATTTGGATACTGATATTATCGAATGGTTACAGGATCATCTGATAAACTATCAAGGAACAGTAATCTTTGTCACTCATGATCGGTATTTTTTGGATAGTGTTAGTACCAGAATTATTGAAATCGAAGATTCAAATATACATAGTTATAAGGGAACCTACTCATTCTATTTGCAACAAAAAGAGTTACAGATACAGGATAGAGTTAGAAAGGAGTCACGAAGAGCATCACAACTCAAAAAGGAATTAAAATGGTTAGCCAGAGGTGCAAAAGCTAGAACTTCCAAACCAAAGGATCATGTCGATAGGGTTATGGAACTATTGGACAAATCTTATCTTACTGATGATAAGGATATTGAATTAACCTTCCCTTCTCATCGACTTGGTAAAACGATATTAGAGATCGGTAATATTTCGAAGAGTTATGATCTTCCTCTCTTTGAAGACTTTTCACATATCTTTCAAAAACATGAGAGAATTGGTATTATTGGCAACAACGGCACTGGAAAAACAACCCTGTTAAAAATCTTAACCGGTGAACTACGAACGGATAGTGGCAATATCAAAAAAGGTATCAATACTCATTTCGCTGTTTTTGAACAGCAGCAAGAGGATTTACCTGCAGATATGACTGTTACTGGATACATTAAAAGTGTATGTGAAAATATCAGAACCTCAGATGGTAAAGTTCGGCATGTCAGTGAAGTTTTAGAGCGATTTAACTTCACAGGTAAAGAACAACAACGAAAACTCTCAACCCTCTCCGGAGGAGAGAAGAAAAGATTACAACTCTTAAAATCACTGATCTTTGGTGCTAATTTCATCATTCTAGATGAGCCGACAAATGATCTCGATATTAGGACACTGGAGATATTGGAAGATTATCTCGATTCTTTTGAAGGTTGCTTACTTGTTGTTTCTCATGATCGTTTCTTCCTCGACAGGACAATAGATTATCTCTTTATCTTTGATGGGGTCAAAATCCGTAAATTTGCCGGCAATTACTCAGATTACCTTTTAGTGAAAAAGTACTTTGCCGAAGAGAATCTCGATACTGTAAGAAAAAGTTTAAAGAAAAGAATGCTTTCTCGCCCTGAAAAAAAAAGCAATAAACCATCTTTCAAAGTAGTCAGGGAATTGCAACAATTAGAAACGAATATTTCAGATTTAGAGAAAAGGAAAGCAGACCTGGATTCAAAAATAGCAACTGAATCCAATAAGTTAAAAGCTGAAGAATTCAAGAAAATTTCCGATGAATTATACATGATTGAAAAGAAATATCTTGAATATCTGGAAAGGTGGGAAAAGTTATCTTCTCATAGTAATAATTGA
- a CDS encoding radical SAM protein, with the protein MIDLSEIFCSIQGESTFAGLPCIFIRLAGCNLRCSYCDTFYSYEKAFSLSTEDIVEKISEFRPINLVEITGGEPLLQTEIYRLFDLLNKQGYKILLETNGSISLEKVPFFVTKIVDVKCPGSGCKDPFLLTNIQFLTLQDELKFVLSNYEDYIFAKEFLAENSISNLPILFSPVPDRLQPHLLANWILKDRLPVRLQLQLHKYIWHGEEAK; encoded by the coding sequence ATGATCGATCTCTCGGAAATTTTCTGTAGTATTCAAGGAGAATCAACCTTTGCCGGACTACCCTGTATATTTATTCGCCTTGCCGGTTGTAATCTTCGCTGTTCTTATTGTGATACTTTTTATAGTTATGAAAAAGCATTTTCACTCTCAACAGAAGATATTGTAGAAAAAATTTCAGAGTTTAGACCTATCAATTTGGTCGAGATAACAGGCGGAGAACCCCTACTTCAAACAGAAATCTACCGTCTTTTTGATCTATTGAACAAACAAGGGTACAAAATCTTATTGGAAACCAATGGTTCTATCTCCTTAGAAAAAGTCCCGTTTTTCGTCACCAAAATTGTTGATGTAAAGTGTCCTGGAAGCGGATGTAAGGACCCTTTCTTATTGACTAATATCCAATTCCTCACTCTTCAGGATGAGTTAAAGTTCGTTCTGAGTAATTATGAAGATTATATCTTTGCCAAAGAGTTTTTAGCTGAAAACTCAATTTCAAATCTTCCGATCCTCTTCTCCCCTGTACCGGACAGATTACAACCCCATTTATTGGCTAATTGGATACTGAAAGATAGATTACCTGTACGACTACAATTACAACTTCATAAGTATATCTGGCATGGAGAGGAAGCAAAATAA
- a CDS encoding amidohydrolase family protein produces MKITVDTVIYHSELAEKDTTIEIKSSLLNDTVSSIILKKCFAYKPFINSHDHLIGNWYPPARDNDLYPNAQIWVNEMRDSSSVKERDKIFMNALPMNFMHGRGRLLAQLGAYKNLLSGVSTVQDHAPRQKNSYYSLFPIKVIKNYRQCHSLSLGNFWGDDDPVKEWKATKGKEPFIVHLGEGLDKETGKEFELLKELGLLQPNTLLIHGISLTEKEIKECAETGTSICWCAFSNLNLIGKTLNIDACLKHGVNVTIGTDSTLSGSINLLHEIQYSYNKYPHIEPKTYYKMITENAAKALLLPSDFSHLSNKAKNSILLIKAKDADPFDNLMRVNYHDILLLLYEGLPIYGSRELLNHFDINDEDYYFFSNNQEERFVIGHPEKIMDEINHILGYKKELPYLPFQK; encoded by the coding sequence ATGAAAATCACTGTTGATACAGTAATTTATCATTCTGAACTTGCAGAAAAAGATACAACTATTGAGATAAAAAGTTCTCTCTTAAACGATACTGTCAGCAGTATTATCCTAAAAAAGTGCTTTGCTTATAAACCCTTTATCAATTCTCATGATCATTTGATCGGTAATTGGTATCCACCAGCCAGAGACAATGATCTCTACCCTAATGCGCAAATCTGGGTAAACGAAATGAGAGATTCTAGTTCCGTTAAAGAACGGGACAAAATATTCATGAATGCCCTCCCAATGAATTTTATGCATGGGAGAGGAAGACTACTAGCTCAGTTAGGTGCATATAAAAATTTACTCTCTGGTGTCTCGACAGTCCAAGACCATGCACCACGCCAGAAAAATAGCTACTATTCCCTCTTCCCTATAAAAGTCATAAAGAATTATCGACAGTGCCATTCACTATCATTAGGAAATTTTTGGGGGGATGATGATCCAGTTAAGGAATGGAAAGCAACAAAAGGTAAAGAACCGTTTATTGTCCATCTAGGTGAAGGTTTAGACAAAGAGACCGGCAAAGAATTTGAGCTTTTAAAAGAGCTAGGTCTCTTGCAACCAAATACATTATTAATTCACGGTATATCACTGACTGAAAAAGAGATTAAGGAGTGTGCTGAAACCGGAACTTCTATTTGTTGGTGTGCTTTTTCCAATCTTAATCTCATCGGCAAAACTCTTAATATAGATGCTTGTCTAAAGCATGGAGTTAATGTTACTATCGGAACAGATTCAACCCTGTCAGGTTCAATAAACCTTCTGCATGAGATCCAATATAGTTATAATAAATATCCTCATATCGAGCCAAAAACTTATTATAAAATGATTACCGAGAATGCTGCTAAAGCTCTTTTACTTCCCTCTGATTTTTCGCACTTATCAAACAAAGCTAAAAACAGCATATTATTGATCAAAGCTAAGGATGCAGACCCCTTTGATAATTTGATGAGAGTTAATTATCATGATATTCTATTGTTGCTGTATGAGGGATTACCCATCTACGGTTCGCGAGAGCTTCTCAATCACTTTGATATAAATGATGAGGATTATTATTTCTTCTCTAATAATCAAGAAGAGCGTTTTGTTATTGGGCATCCGGAAAAGATAATGGATGAGATAAATCATATTCTCGGATATAAAAAAGAACTGCCTTATCTCCCCTTTCAAAAATGA
- a CDS encoding electron transfer flavoprotein subunit alpha: MIEVIANKCVGCNLCLKSCAYDAIIIEDKTAEIIADKCTLCGACVSACPFEAIFIRKEQQEVVNKEDYQGVWVYAEQRDGILAPVVFELLGKGSELAATRECELTAILLGYQVEHLTEELIAFGADKVIVVDDPELHNFIDQSYTKAFVEIAQKYKPEIILAGATVIGRSFIPRVAVELKTGLTADCTGLAIDEETGNLLQTRPAFGGNIMATILTPNHRPQMATVRHKVMTPLAEDKERSGTIISETIAFENYDSKAQFVSFQKDFTQTLNLTEANFVVSGGRGLKEKKNFILIEDLAQVLDAAVGASRAAVDAEWVSYPHQVGQTGKTIKPRIYIAVGISGAVQHLAGMQSSDYIIAINKDTNAPIFKIADVGIVGDLFEILPKLTKRLQSKE; this comes from the coding sequence ATGATTGAAGTAATAGCAAACAAGTGTGTAGGATGTAATTTGTGTTTAAAGTCGTGTGCTTATGATGCGATAATAATTGAAGATAAAACTGCTGAAATTATCGCTGATAAATGCACTTTATGTGGTGCCTGTGTCAGTGCTTGTCCATTTGAAGCCATTTTTATTCGCAAAGAACAACAAGAAGTTGTTAACAAAGAAGATTATCAAGGTGTTTGGGTCTATGCTGAGCAACGTGATGGTATATTAGCTCCTGTTGTCTTCGAATTATTGGGCAAGGGTAGTGAACTTGCTGCTACTCGTGAGTGTGAATTGACTGCTATCTTACTTGGCTATCAAGTAGAGCATCTAACCGAAGAATTGATCGCTTTTGGAGCTGACAAGGTTATAGTTGTTGATGATCCGGAACTCCATAATTTTATCGATCAGTCATATACTAAAGCATTTGTTGAAATAGCCCAAAAGTATAAACCGGAGATAATCTTAGCTGGTGCAACTGTAATCGGTAGATCTTTTATTCCTCGAGTAGCAGTGGAACTAAAGACAGGTTTAACTGCTGATTGTACTGGACTTGCTATAGATGAGGAGACCGGAAACCTTCTGCAAACTCGTCCAGCTTTTGGTGGTAATATCATGGCTACTATCTTAACACCTAATCATCGTCCACAAATGGCCACTGTCAGACATAAAGTTATGACCCCTTTAGCAGAAGACAAGGAACGCTCTGGCACGATCATTAGCGAAACTATTGCCTTTGAAAACTATGATAGTAAAGCCCAGTTTGTTAGTTTTCAGAAAGATTTTACCCAAACTTTGAACCTTACGGAAGCTAATTTTGTCGTTTCCGGTGGCAGAGGTTTGAAAGAAAAGAAGAATTTTATTTTAATTGAGGATTTGGCTCAAGTTCTTGATGCTGCGGTAGGTGCTTCAAGGGCTGCTGTAGATGCAGAATGGGTATCTTATCCCCATCAAGTTGGTCAAACAGGCAAAACTATTAAACCAAGGATTTATATAGCAGTTGGAATATCTGGTGCAGTACAGCATTTAGCAGGTATGCAATCCTCTGACTATATCATCGCTATAAACAAGGATACTAATGCTCCGATTTTCAAAATTGCTGATGTGGGAATTGTTGGAGATCTATTTGAGATCCTTCCGAAACTAACAAAAAGACTACAATCAAAAGAGTAA